TGGCGGCCTCGATCTCGGGAATCAAGTCGCTGCCGTAGCCGGACTGCAGAGCCGCATCGAACCGCGCTTCAATCGCCGTGTGCCGCAGCGCAATATAGCGCGTCGCATCTGCATGGGCGAAACCGCTGTGGGTGAATTCACCGAAGGGGTCCCCACGCCACAACGTCAGCGCCCTGTCGAGCTTGTCGAAAGCGCTTGTCGCCGCGCCGCTTACGAGATCCGCTCGGCCGTCTTTGACCAGCGCTTCGAACCGGTGCAAATCGACCGAATCGCCATCGATGAGCGTGAGTTGGTAGCCCGATGACCGAGAAGCCAGCCGCGCGTGGGTTGACGGAGGGTGGCTGGCCGCCACCGGCAGGATGCGCCGCAGATTGGTGACGTAAGCCCGAAGCGAGGACAGCGCTTTCGGGGGCGGCCTGTCCTCCCAAACGGCGTCGATCAGGCGGTCGACGTTGACGGGAGTCCCGTGGTTGGCCAGCAAAACGGCCAAAACGCAGCGCTGTTTCGGCCCGCCGAGTGACGTCGGGGTGCCGTCGACACGGACCTCGACCGCTCCGGACAGCAGGTATTCGACCATGACCTCAACCACCAGCGAAGTAACTGACCGTTGCTAGCGCTCACACGATACATGGCCGTCGTTGACGCCGCGTGCTGGTTGAAAGGCACAAGCGGAGTTTCCTGCAGGAAGGCTGTGAATTGCTGAGACTTTCCCCGCATACTGAAGCCCGGGCGAACCTGAAGTAAGCATGGGTTGACGAGGCGGCGTGGGAGGACACTGTGCACAACGCTTGGAGCGTCGTTGAGTTCGTCGCGCTACTGGTGCTGGGAATCGCTGCGGTTCAGGCGTTGATCTGGATCCCGATCGCTCTGTGGTGGCGGCGCAGGGCCCGCGCCGCCAAGGCGAGGCTCGCGGCGGCGATCCAATCCGAGACGCCAATTCGCCTGCCGGAGAAGGGCGTATACCGGGACGCGACCGCTCCCGGCTATCCCGTCGTCAACAACAACGGCACTATCGCGCTCACCGCGCGGCGGCTGATCTTCGTCACCGTAACCGGCAACCTGATCGACATCCCGGTTACCGACATCGTCGGCGTACGTGAGGCGAAGGTCTTCAAAACGTCTGTGCGAGGCGGTCGTTCGCACCTGATCGTAGAGCTGCCGTCTGGCGACGTCGCGTTCTACGTCTCGTCGAACGCGGACTGGACGGCAGCGCTCGAAACTGTGATCACACCCTCGGGGTGACAGGCTCGACGCCCACCGCGTCGGGCTCGTCGGCGTGCACCCTGCGCGAACCGATCAGCAGACCCAGTAGCGCGCCGACGATACAGACGACGACGGTCACCTTGAAGATCTGGCCGTACATGTCCGCGAAGGCTTCGCGATACATGCTGGCTTGGTGCAGCACTCGCTCGGCGAGGCCGGCGTGCGGCGGCAACTCCGCCGCGTGCCTCGCGACGAGGTGGGGCAGTTGATAGAAACCCCAGGCGCTCAGAGACGCCACGCCGATCAGCATGCCGGTCATGCGCGCCACCACGACGGCCGCGGACGCGATGCCGTGCTGCGCCGACGGCACCACCCGCAGGCTGGCGGAGGTGAGCGGGGCGATCACCAACCCGAGTCCGATGCCAGCGACAGCCAAATCGGTATCGAGCGCCGGCAGCGAGAGCCCGAACAGATCGTGGTGCTGGCTCAGCAGGTCAACCGACCACTTCGAGATCAGCCAATAACCGCCCGCGGCGATCAGCAGGCCGGCGAAGGCCACCAACCGGTCACCGGCCTTGGTCGCAATGGCGCCACCGACAAGCGCACCGATCGGCAACGCCGCCAGGAACCACAGCAACAGCATCGCGGCCTCGTCCTGATCTTTGCTCAGCACACCCTGGGCGAACAGTTCGACGTCGACCAACGTCACCATCAGCGCCGCACCGGCGCACAGTGACGAGCCGAGCGCGGACAGGAACGGACGGAAGTGCACTCCGGCGGGTTCGATCAGCTTGGTGCGCGAGAAGCGTTCCCACACAAAGAAGATCACCGCGAAGACAACGGCGGCAAGAATCAGCGGGGGCCCGTAGCTGGGCAGCGCGTGCTTGCCGTCGGGATTGGCGTTGTACAGACCGATCACGGCCAGGCCAAGGGTGATCGCCAGCAGCAACCCGCCGATCACGTCGATCTTCTCCGGCTCGGCGGTACGGTCGCGGGACGGGAGGCTGAACTGGATCATCACCATCGCGGCCAGCGCCAGCGGCACGTTGATCCAGAACACGTCCTGCCAGCGACTGGTCAACCAGACGATGAAAATGCCGTACAGCGGACCGAGCACGCTGCCCAACTCCTGCGCGGCACCGATCCCGCCGAGCACGCCGGCGCGATTGCGTTGCGCCCACAGGTCGGCGCCCAAGGCGAGGGTCACCGGTAGCAGCGCGCCACTGGCCACGCCCTGAATGGTGCGGCCGACGACCAGCACATCGAGGTTGGTGGACAGCGCCGTGATGACCGAGCCGACCAGGAAGGTGGCCAAGCTCACCTGAAGCAGCAGTTTCCGGCCGAATCGGTCAGATGCCCTGCCCAGCAACGGCATCGCCGCGATGTAGCCCAGCAGGTACCAAGTGATGATCGGGGTGATGCGCTGCAGCTTGTTCACCGGGATCCCGATCGTGCCGATGATGTCGCGCATGATCGTGACCACGACGTAGGTGTCGAGGGCGCCGAGTAAGACGGCGAGGCTGCCGGCGCTGATCGCGACGACGCGCCCCGCGTGGTGCGGCTGCGACGCGGTCACGGTGCCGCGGCGACCGGAGGCTTGGTGACCTGAACCGGGGCATTCCAGTTCGACAGCGTCAGCTGCAGGGAATTGCCCGGGCTCTGCTCCAGCGAGGTCTGCACCAGCTGGTGGTCACCGTTCTCTTCGATCCAGACGGTCGACGGCAGCGGCTGAGTCGCCTTCAGGCGGGGCATGATGCCGTTGACGGCGTCCGCCGAGACCGTGCCAGTGATCTTGATCGTGCTCTGCCCGCCGATGTTCTCGCGGGCCTGCGCCTTCGGGTTGCTGAGGTTGGCCAGCACGTTGGCCAGACCGACATCGGGCTTGAGGATTGTCGAGGGGTCGTACAGGTCGGAGGCTTTACCGAAGCTGTCCCACTGACCGGGAGTGAGCGCCCCGTACAGGGTCCCGTCGATCACGACGAAGGGTGCGTCGATGTCCGACCCGCCGAAGATGATGCTCGCGTTGCCCTGAGCTGCGGTCTGCGGCGTGGTGGTCAGGTCACCAGTCAGGGACTTGACGGGGAGGCCTTTGATCTTGCCGTTCACCGCCAAGACCAGATGCACGCTTTTGACGTTCTTGGTGCTCTGCGTGGACTCCTTGATCAGGGTCGCCGCATCCGGCAGCGGAGCACCGGATTGCTTGGACGACGAGCAGCCGCTGATCAATGCGGCGGCGATCGAAAGGGAGGCGAGGACGGCAAGGATGGGCCCAAACGGCTTACGCGTCTGCATAAGTTGCAGCGTAGCGGGTCGCGGAGAACGGTTCGTGACGCGCAAGGTGGCTGGGACGTCGCGCGGGCGCCCGCGACTCACTAGCCTGAGGCGGTGTTCACCGGAATCGTCGAAGAGCTAGGTGAGGTCGTCGGCAAGGATGACCTGGGAGATTCCGCACGGTTCACCATTCAAGGTCCAGTGGTCACGTCGGATGCCGGTCACGGCGACTCGATCGCTGTCAACGGCGTCTGCCTGACGGTGGTCGAGGTGTTGCCCGGCGGGCAGTTCACCGCGGATGTGATGGGGGAGACACTGAGCCGCTCGAGCCTGGGCCGGCTGGTTGCCGGCAGCCCGGTCAACCTCGAGCGCGCCGCCGCGCTGAACAGCCGGCTCGGTGGGCATATTGTGCAGGGCCACGTCGACGGCACCGGGGAAATTCTGAGCCGATCGCCGGCCGAGCACTGGGAAGTCGTCCGCATCGGGCTGCCGACCGAGCTGGCCCGCTACGTCGTGGAGAAGGGCTCAATCACGGTGGACGGCATTTCGCTGACCGTGTCGGCGCTCGGCGACGACTGGTTCGAGGTGTCGCTGATTCCCACGACGCGCGAGCTGACGACGCTGGGCCTGGCCGAGGCGGGCACGCAGGTGAATCTCGAAGTCGACGTGATCGCGAAGTACGTCGAGCGTTTGATGAGCAACGAGCGCTAGCGGCGCATCACCGGGTCGCCGTCGATGTGGCGTCGGTGCGGCCGTGTGCCAACCTGCGGGGTTCCCGGATCGGCAGGTGGCTGCGCACCCAGTGTGGGATCGGGCGGCGGAGGTGGCCCCGGTTCCTCGACCGCGATGACTCCCGCAAAAGCGGCCGATGCCGCCGCGCCGTTCATTGATGCCGCGCCGGCACACACAGCGCCGACGAGCGCCAGACCGACGGTCAGAGCGCGCGCGGACCGAGTCAGGGGCGACGTCGCCATGGGAGCAGGTTATCGCCGAGAACCTGTAGCGACGCTGAGATTGTCGAGTCGTCGCCGAAGCTGCGCCGAGCTGTCAGCAAACTGTTACTCGTCAGAAAACTCGCTGGCCGGGGCAAAGGGCAACGCCCGCTCCGCCGATCGGCGAAGCGGGCGTCTGGTGAGGGAATTCTTTACAGCGGGATCCAAACTCCGAAGAAGTCGAATCCGAACTGGTTGAACTGGGGGTTCCAATAGGGGGTCTCGTTGTACCCGTAGTAGTTGATCGGGCCGTAGTTCCACGGGCCACCCGGTGGCGGCAGCGGACGATCCCATGCCGGTCGCGGTGGTTCGCCCCAGCCCCAGGGTGCAGGTCCATCGCCCCACGGGGCGCCATGGAAGTAGCCGCGGTGGTCGTCACCATGCCACGCTCCGCCGGGTCCGCCGGGCCCACCGGGTCCGCCGAGTCCGTGGAAGCCCGGGTCCCCAGGGCCACCAGGTCCGTGATCACCGGGTCCGCCCGGGCCGCCGGGTCCGTGGAATCCTGGTCCGCCGGGGCCGCCCGGTCCAGGGCCACCGGGACCACCAGGGCCACCGGGACCACCAGGGCCAGCAGGCCCACCCGGTCCGTGGCCTGGGTCCAGCGGTACGGGTGCGTGGCTTACCGTCGCCGCGCCGTGGTCACCTGGCGCGGCACTCGCAATGCCGGTGCCCACCCCCAACGCGGCGGCGCCCAATGCGCCAGCGACGCTTGCGCCGGCAAGTAATTGCTTGAGTGTCATGGTCCTGTACCTACCTTTCGGTATCTAGCGGACTTTCCCCCGACGTAGGAAACGTTAAATAGACAAGCTATGAATCGGCTACGTGCTGCCTCTGGAAACCTTTTGCGCAGGTTGCACCGGCACGTGGTGTGACCAACGTGTCCGCTGGGTGACCAGTGGCAATAACGAACGGCACGTGGTGGTTCATACTGGAGGTAATGCCTGAGGGCTCTGGGTGTAATTCTGACAAGGTGGCTGCGATGACGAGGTTGGACTCGGTCGAGCGCGCGATCGCCGACATCGCGGCCGGCAAGGCCGTCGTCGTAGTGGACGACGAAGATCGAGAGAACGAGGGCGACCTCATCTTCGCGGCCGAGAAGGCGACCCCGGAGCTGGTCGCTTTCATGGTCCGCTATACATCGGGGTATCTCTGCGTGCCGCTGGACGGCGACATCTGCGACCGGCTCGGCCTGCTGCCGATGTACGCCGTCAACCAAGACAAGCACGGCACCGCCTACACCATCACTGTCGACGCGAAAATTGGTGTGGGAACCGGTATCTCGGCATCAGACCGGGCGACGACCATGCGGTTGCTGTCTGACCCGAGCAGTATCGCCGACGACTTCACCCGTCCGGGCCACGTAGTTCCGTTGCGCGCCAAGGACGGTGGGGTATTGCGCCGCCCCGGGCACACCGAGGCCGCGGTCGACCTGGCACGGATGGCCGGCCTGTCGCCCGCCGGTGCGATCTGCGAGATCGTCAGCCAAAAGGACGAAGGCGCGATGGCCCAGACCGACGAACTCCGGGTTTTCGCGGACGAGCACGGGCTGGCGATGATCGCGATCGCCGACCTGATCGAATACCGGCGAAAGCACGAGAAGCACATCGAGCGGATCGCCGAGGCGCGGATCCCGACCCGGCATGGCGAATTCCGTGCGGTCGGCTACTCGAGCGTCTACGAAGACGTCGAACACGTGGCGCTGGTTCGGGGCGAAATCGCCGGACCGAATTATGACGGTGACGACGTGCTGGTTCGCGTTCACTCCGAATGCCTGACCGGAGACGTCTTCGGCTCTCGTCGTTGCGACTGCGGCCCGCAACTGGATGCCGCGATGGCAATGGTTGCCCGTGAAGGCAGGGGCGTGGTGCTCTACATGCGCGGTCATGAAGGACGCGGAATCGGCCTGATGCACAAGCTGCAGGCCTACCAGCTGCAGGACGCCGGCGATGACACCGTCGACGCCAACCTCAAGCTCGGATTGCCAGCTGACGCAAGGGATTACGGCACTGGAGCGCAGATCCTCGTCGACCTCGGGGTGCGGTCGATGCGGCTGCTGACCAACAACCCCGCCAAGCGGGTTGGTCTGGACGGCTACGGGCTGCACATCATCGAGCGGGTGCCGCTGCCGGTGCGGGCCAACGCAGAGAACATTCGCTACCTGATGACCAAGCGCGACCGCATGGGTCACGACCTGGCGGGCTTGGACGAATATCACGAATCTATCCATCTTTCAGGCGAATTCGGTGGGGCCCTGTGACCAAGGAGCGGCGTATATGACCGCCGATAACGGTGCGGGCGGTCGCCGGGAAGAGCGGCGCATATGAGCGGTGCCGGGGTACCCGACATCGCGTCGCAGGACGCTTCCGCTCTGAAGTTGGCAATCGTGGTGAGCACATGGCACAGCACGATCTGCAATCAGCTGCTCGACCGCGCGCAGCTGATCGCCAACCAGTGGGGCGTGCAGAACCCCACGGTGGTGCGGGTGCGCGGGGCGATCGAGATTCCGGTCGTCGCACAGGCCCTAGCCCGGAATCACGACGCCGTCGTGGCTTTGGGTGTGGTAATACGCGGCCAGACACCGCATTTCGACTACGTCTGCGACGCGGTAACCCAAGGGCTGACCCGTGTCTCGCTGGACGAGTCCACTCCGGTGGCGAATGGCGTGCTGACCACCAACACCGAAGCCCAGGCGCTGGATCGTGCGGGCCTGC
This genomic stretch from Mycobacterium paraterrae harbors:
- a CDS encoding riboflavin synthase: MFTGIVEELGEVVGKDDLGDSARFTIQGPVVTSDAGHGDSIAVNGVCLTVVEVLPGGQFTADVMGETLSRSSLGRLVAGSPVNLERAAALNSRLGGHIVQGHVDGTGEILSRSPAEHWEVVRIGLPTELARYVVEKGSITVDGISLTVSALGDDWFEVSLIPTTRELTTLGLAEAGTQVNLEVDVIAKYVERLMSNER
- a CDS encoding LppX_LprAFG lipoprotein, with product MQTRKPFGPILAVLASLSIAAALISGCSSSKQSGAPLPDAATLIKESTQSTKNVKSVHLVLAVNGKIKGLPVKSLTGDLTTTPQTAAQGNASIIFGGSDIDAPFVVIDGTLYGALTPGQWDSFGKASDLYDPSTILKPDVGLANVLANLSNPKAQARENIGGQSTIKITGTVSADAVNGIMPRLKATQPLPSTVWIEENGDHQLVQTSLEQSPGNSLQLTLSNWNAPVQVTKPPVAAAP
- a CDS encoding MFS transporter; this encodes MTASQPHHAGRVVAISAGSLAVLLGALDTYVVVTIMRDIIGTIGIPVNKLQRITPIITWYLLGYIAAMPLLGRASDRFGRKLLLQVSLATFLVGSVITALSTNLDVLVVGRTIQGVASGALLPVTLALGADLWAQRNRAGVLGGIGAAQELGSVLGPLYGIFIVWLTSRWQDVFWINVPLALAAMVMIQFSLPSRDRTAEPEKIDVIGGLLLAITLGLAVIGLYNANPDGKHALPSYGPPLILAAVVFAVIFFVWERFSRTKLIEPAGVHFRPFLSALGSSLCAGAALMVTLVDVELFAQGVLSKDQDEAAMLLLWFLAALPIGALVGGAIATKAGDRLVAFAGLLIAAGGYWLISKWSVDLLSQHHDLFGLSLPALDTDLAVAGIGLGLVIAPLTSASLRVVPSAQHGIASAAVVVARMTGMLIGVASLSAWGFYQLPHLVARHAAELPPHAGLAERVLHQASMYREAFADMYGQIFKVTVVVCIVGALLGLLIGSRRVHADEPDAVGVEPVTPRV
- a CDS encoding chitin-binding protein; this encodes MTLKQLLAGASVAGALGAAALGVGTGIASAAPGDHGAATVSHAPVPLDPGHGPGGPAGPGGPGGPGGPGGPGPGGPGGPGFHGPGGPGGPGDHGPGGPGDPGFHGLGGPGGPGGPGGAWHGDDHRGYFHGAPWGDGPAPWGWGEPPRPAWDRPLPPPGGPWNYGPINYYGYNETPYWNPQFNQFGFDFFGVWIPL
- the ribH gene encoding 6,7-dimethyl-8-ribityllumazine synthase, coding for MSGAGVPDIASQDASALKLAIVVSTWHSTICNQLLDRAQLIANQWGVQNPTVVRVRGAIEIPVVAQALARNHDAVVALGVVIRGQTPHFDYVCDAVTQGLTRVSLDESTPVANGVLTTNTEAQALDRAGLPDSAEDNGGQATAAALSTALTLRELRGKS
- a CDS encoding bifunctional 3,4-dihydroxy-2-butanone-4-phosphate synthase/GTP cyclohydrolase II, giving the protein MTRLDSVERAIADIAAGKAVVVVDDEDRENEGDLIFAAEKATPELVAFMVRYTSGYLCVPLDGDICDRLGLLPMYAVNQDKHGTAYTITVDAKIGVGTGISASDRATTMRLLSDPSSIADDFTRPGHVVPLRAKDGGVLRRPGHTEAAVDLARMAGLSPAGAICEIVSQKDEGAMAQTDELRVFADEHGLAMIAIADLIEYRRKHEKHIERIAEARIPTRHGEFRAVGYSSVYEDVEHVALVRGEIAGPNYDGDDVLVRVHSECLTGDVFGSRRCDCGPQLDAAMAMVAREGRGVVLYMRGHEGRGIGLMHKLQAYQLQDAGDDTVDANLKLGLPADARDYGTGAQILVDLGVRSMRLLTNNPAKRVGLDGYGLHIIERVPLPVRANAENIRYLMTKRDRMGHDLAGLDEYHESIHLSGEFGGAL